From a region of the Agrobacterium larrymoorei genome:
- a CDS encoding FadR/GntR family transcriptional regulator: MEHAVETSSIKPLPALDRVRQVEAALVDFVERAGLKAGSRLPAERELMLALGVGRSTIREVIRKFQALGVIDSRKGSGNYLIKPISGATVHMPISIEAESLRDALLMTLEVRRGIEVEASMAAARRRTDADIETMRLRLDEMERVHLAEGTSGKADLAFHLSIYDATHNSLFKQLLEQMREGFERFWSKPFDRPDFASRSFPFHRTLFDAIVAGDVQAARAETLKILAIVEEDIRDMSK, translated from the coding sequence TTGGAGCATGCGGTCGAAACGTCATCGATCAAACCTCTGCCCGCGCTTGATCGCGTTAGACAGGTTGAGGCTGCGTTGGTCGACTTCGTGGAGCGTGCTGGTCTCAAGGCTGGCAGCAGGTTGCCTGCGGAGCGCGAGTTGATGCTGGCGCTGGGGGTCGGGCGGTCTACCATTCGCGAGGTTATTCGGAAGTTTCAGGCGCTTGGTGTCATCGATAGTCGCAAAGGCAGTGGCAATTACCTGATCAAGCCTATTTCCGGTGCCACCGTCCACATGCCGATTTCCATTGAGGCCGAAAGCCTACGTGATGCGCTATTGATGACGCTTGAAGTTCGTCGCGGGATCGAGGTCGAGGCATCGATGGCTGCGGCAAGGCGAAGGACGGATGCAGATATCGAAACAATGCGTCTCCGGCTCGATGAGATGGAGCGTGTGCATCTGGCCGAAGGAACGTCCGGCAAGGCCGACTTGGCGTTTCACCTTTCCATCTATGATGCCACGCATAATTCCCTGTTCAAACAGCTGCTGGAGCAGATGCGTGAGGGCTTCGAGCGCTTCTGGTCGAAGCCGTTCGACAGGCCGGATTTCGCGTCTCGCTCCTTCCCGTTTCACAGAACCTTATTCGACGCGATTGTTGCCGGGGATGTTCAGGCGGCGCGCGCGGAAACATTGAAAATCCTCGCAATCGTCGAGGAAGATATCAGGGATATGTCCAAATGA
- a CDS encoding PLP-dependent transferase → MSDGSELFDPASLIVAHDGTHAFEAVVPPIVQTSLFTFSSYDEMVATYRGEKSRPVYTRGLNPTVRMFEEMLAKLEGAEDALGFASGMSAISSTVLSFVSPGDRIVAVRHVYPDAFRLFGTMLKRMNIEVTYVDGRDEAAVEKAMPGAKLFYMESPTSWVMEAHDVGALAAIAKRHGAISVIDNSWASPIFQKPLSLGVDLVLHSASKYLGGHSDVVSGVVAGAKSMIDRIRAEAYPYLGGKMSPFDAWLLIRGLRTLPIRMKAHQESALAIASRLQALDVVETVCHPGLANRLPPGLNGTSGLFSFIFREGVDVRAFADRLQLFKLGVSWGGHESLIVPGEVVLEQKAQPNSAHTFGISARSVRLHVGLEGTDALWNDLEPAIREASAAA, encoded by the coding sequence ATGAGCGATGGCTCCGAACTCTTCGATCCCGCCTCTCTGATCGTCGCACATGATGGCACTCATGCATTCGAAGCCGTGGTGCCGCCCATCGTGCAGACATCGCTCTTCACCTTCTCGAGCTATGACGAGATGGTGGCGACCTATCGCGGCGAGAAGAGCCGACCCGTCTATACGCGAGGGCTGAACCCAACGGTGCGCATGTTCGAAGAAATGCTGGCCAAGCTGGAAGGTGCGGAAGATGCACTCGGCTTTGCAAGCGGTATGTCGGCCATCTCTTCTACCGTTCTGTCTTTTGTTTCGCCGGGAGATCGCATCGTCGCCGTCCGCCACGTCTATCCGGATGCGTTCCGTCTATTCGGCACGATGCTGAAACGCATGAACATCGAAGTGACCTATGTCGATGGACGCGATGAAGCCGCTGTCGAAAAGGCGATGCCGGGTGCCAAGCTGTTCTACATGGAAAGCCCGACGAGCTGGGTAATGGAAGCACATGATGTCGGCGCGCTGGCAGCAATTGCCAAGCGCCACGGCGCAATTTCGGTCATCGATAATTCCTGGGCGAGCCCGATCTTTCAGAAGCCGCTGTCTCTTGGCGTTGATCTGGTGCTGCATTCCGCATCGAAATACCTGGGTGGTCACAGTGATGTGGTGTCGGGCGTCGTGGCCGGTGCAAAGTCCATGATCGACCGCATCCGCGCCGAGGCCTACCCCTATCTCGGAGGAAAAATGTCTCCCTTCGATGCGTGGCTGTTGATCCGCGGTCTGCGCACGTTACCGATCAGGATGAAGGCGCATCAGGAATCCGCCTTGGCAATTGCCTCCCGGCTGCAGGCGCTGGATGTGGTGGAAACCGTCTGCCATCCGGGGCTGGCAAACCGCCTGCCGCCCGGCCTCAACGGCACATCCGGCCTGTTCTCGTTCATCTTCCGAGAAGGGGTGGATGTTCGGGCTTTTGCCGACAGGCTTCAGCTTTTCAAACTTGGCGTTTCATGGGGCGGGCATGAAAGCCTGATCGTACCCGGTGAGGTGGTGCTTGAGCAGAAGGCGCAGCCGAACTCCGCGCACACCTTTGGCATTAGCGCGCGCTCCGTGCGCCTGCATGTCGGTCTGGAGGGCACGGATGCTCTCTGGAACGATCTTGAGCCCGCAATCAGGGAGGCATCCGCAGCCGCCTGA